Part of the Phormidium ambiguum IAM M-71 genome is shown below.
CGTTTAAGGCTTCAATTTTTCTCATCAAATGATCGGCCACGAATGGCCCTTTTTTTAATGATCGACCCATAGTTCGATTTTGGATTTTGGATTTTGGATTTTGAATTTAAGGACTTTTGATTTTGGATTTTTGGTTAAATCTAAAAATCTAAAATTTTAAGAGTCCCGACCGCCACGACCACGTTTGGAGGATTTGCGGCGACGACGCACGATTAGTTTGCTGCTGGGTTTTTTCGGTTTGCGAGTTTTCGCACCCAAGGTTGGTTTACCCCAAGGTGTAACTGGCCCACTTCTACCGATCGGTGCGCGTCCTTCACCACCTCCATGCGGGTGGTCTACAGGGTTCATTACGCTACCTCTAACTTTAGGACGACGACCTTTCCAGCGATTACGACCTGCTTTTCCGGTACTGAGGTTTCTTGCGTCGAGATTACCTACTTGACCGATAGTGGCGTAGCATTCCCGGCGAATCATGCGGACTTCGCCTGATGGTAATTTCAGGGTGACGTAGTTCCCTTCTTTTGCTACTACTTGGGCGGTAGCGCCAGCAGCACGGACGATTTGAGCGCCTTTACCTGCTACTAGTTCTACGTTGTGAACGTTTGTACCCAAGGGGATGTTACCCAGGGGTAGTGCATTACCGATTTCGATCGGAGATTCTGGCCCCGCAACTACTTCAGTTCCCACTGCTAAACCATTGGGATGAATGATGTAACGCTTTTCACCGTCTTTGTAGAACAGTAGAGCCAATCGTGCATTACGGTTGGGGTCGTATTCTATTGCTGCTACTTTGGCGGGGATATTGCGCTTATCGCGGCGAAAGTCAACTATCCGGTAGAGGCGTTTGTGTCCACCACCACGACGGCGACTGGTAATTACGCCACGATTGTTGCGGCCTTTTTTGCGATGATTCGATACTGTTAGGGATTTCTCTGGTTCGCTCTTGGTAATTTCGGAGAAATCAGAGATGGTACATTGTCGAGTACCTGGTGTATATGGCCGATAAGAACGGGTGCCCATGTTTCGGATTATCGTTATACTTCTGGGAACAGGGTTTGTCTGACTTTTTCTACGTCGTCGGCAGATAAGGTGACGATCGCTCTTTTGTATCTCGCTTTAAACCCTACAAATTTGCCAACTCGACGTTGTTTTCTCGGTGGCAAAATGGTGTTTACACTCACCACTTTGACATCAAACAAATTTTCGATCGCTGCCTTAATTTCCGGTTTGGTCGCTTTGGGAGTAACTTCAAAAGTGTACTTATTCTGCTCCATGAGAATAGTTGCTTTTTCAGTTACGATCGGGCGATGAACAATATCGGCAAGGTAGCGAGGATCGTACTCACTCACTGTAGACCTCCTGTATTTTTGCCAAAGCTTGGGGTGTCGTCACTAATTTATCGGCCCACAGTAAATCGTAGACATTCAAGCAATCAGCTGAAATCAATTTCAACTTGGCAATATTACGTGCTGACAAGTAAAGATTTTCGTCTTTTTCGGAAACAATCAACAAAACTTTTGCTTCTGGTTCTACACCCCAACGGGTAAGTGCCGTTACTAACTCTTTGGTTTTGGGTCGAGGTAATTTTTCGGCAAAACTTTCGATTACGATCAGATCCGCATCCCGGCTCATTAACGCTGTTCTCAAAGCTAACCGTCGTTCTTTGCGGTTCATGTTGATGTTAAAATCTCTGGGTTTTGGCCCGAAGATCACACCACCACCACGCCACAATGGAGAACGAATCGAACCTGCTCT
Proteins encoded:
- the rplB gene encoding 50S ribosomal protein L2; protein product: MGTRSYRPYTPGTRQCTISDFSEITKSEPEKSLTVSNHRKKGRNNRGVITSRRRGGGHKRLYRIVDFRRDKRNIPAKVAAIEYDPNRNARLALLFYKDGEKRYIIHPNGLAVGTEVVAGPESPIEIGNALPLGNIPLGTNVHNVELVAGKGAQIVRAAGATAQVVAKEGNYVTLKLPSGEVRMIRRECYATIGQVGNLDARNLSTGKAGRNRWKGRRPKVRGSVMNPVDHPHGGGEGRAPIGRSGPVTPWGKPTLGAKTRKPKKPSSKLIVRRRRKSSKRGRGGRDS
- the rplD gene encoding 50S ribosomal protein L4; the encoded protein is MVNCVVKNWEGQEVGQATLELKVAKEQNAAHIVHRALVRQMTNARQGTASTKTRSEVSGGGRKPWRQKGTGRARAGSIRSPLWRGGGVIFGPKPRDFNINMNRKERRLALRTALMSRDADLIVIESFAEKLPRPKTKELVTALTRWGVEPEAKVLLIVSEKDENLYLSARNIAKLKLISADCLNVYDLLWADKLVTTPQALAKIQEVYSE
- a CDS encoding 50S ribosomal protein L23, which translates into the protein MSEYDPRYLADIVHRPIVTEKATILMEQNKYTFEVTPKATKPEIKAAIENLFDVKVVSVNTILPPRKQRRVGKFVGFKARYKRAIVTLSADDVEKVRQTLFPEV